A window of the Pseudomonas furukawaii genome harbors these coding sequences:
- a CDS encoding HvfC/BufC N-terminal domain-containing protein — translation MSLIALQTAFETYLTGDSALPSNELLEQIRGSTALSALEGLQIYHNAYRSRLLAVLREDFPALLHWIGNESFEQLALAYLAAWPPRHFSIRWLGEKLPEFISSYVEEPQLSPMRELAELEWAFTLAFDAQDVEVLSLQAISDFSAEDWISLRVSLTASARWLQLQYNTLELWKAAKSGSLLPDITRLPTNLACLVWRHELVCQYRSLEPAEASALQFLIEGGSFAELCESLSATHGEQAPLQAATWLKLWVNDGLLKRGQLLHE, via the coding sequence TTGAGCCTGATCGCCCTACAGACTGCATTTGAAACTTACCTGACAGGTGACAGTGCCCTGCCCTCCAACGAGCTTTTGGAGCAGATCCGAGGTAGCACAGCGCTGAGTGCTCTCGAAGGCCTGCAGATCTACCACAACGCTTACCGTTCGCGCCTGCTTGCGGTCTTGCGAGAAGACTTCCCTGCCCTGCTTCACTGGATCGGCAACGAATCATTCGAGCAGCTCGCACTGGCCTACTTGGCCGCCTGGCCACCACGACATTTCAGCATTCGCTGGCTGGGCGAGAAGCTGCCCGAGTTCATTAGCAGCTACGTCGAAGAACCCCAACTATCGCCGATGCGCGAACTCGCGGAGCTTGAGTGGGCTTTTACACTGGCTTTCGATGCTCAGGACGTCGAAGTGCTTTCACTGCAGGCCATCAGTGATTTTTCGGCTGAAGACTGGATTTCACTCAGGGTTTCCCTGACTGCATCTGCCCGGTGGTTGCAGCTGCAGTACAACACGCTGGAGTTGTGGAAAGCCGCCAAGTCCGGCAGCTTGCTGCCTGATATTACCCGCCTGCCAACGAACCTAGCCTGTCTTGTTTGGCGTCATGAACTCGTCTGCCAGTACCGGAGCCTGGAGCCAGCGGAGGCTTCGGCATTGCAGTTTCTCATCGAGGGCGGATCGTTCGCTGAACTCTGCGAGTCGTTGAGCGCCACGCATGGCGAGCAAGCTCCCTTGCAAGCCGCGACCTGGTTGAAGTTGTGGGTCAACGACGGTTTGCTAAAGCGCGGCCAGCTATTACACGAATGA
- the bufB gene encoding MNIO family bufferin maturase has translation MSKRKTLGFGLGLRSEYYQQILEQRPAVDWFEIISENYLVGGGKALYFLDAIGEQYPLVMHGVSLSIGGSHNLDMGYLRQLKQLADRIQPQWVSDHLCWSRGNAHQLHDLLPLPFTQESLLHVAARVRLVQDVLERPIVLENVSSYVQWKTSSMSESQFLSELSFLTGCELLLDVNNVYVSARNQDFDPWQFILELPHERIRQIHLAGHSDYGQYLIDTHDQPIADPVWSLYSKTLSYLGPTSTLIERDDQFPPLEELLSELAHARAIAKSVISGATP, from the coding sequence ATGAGTAAGCGCAAAACACTGGGTTTCGGTCTTGGCCTTCGCAGTGAGTATTACCAGCAGATTCTTGAACAGCGACCTGCGGTCGACTGGTTTGAGATCATTTCCGAGAATTACCTGGTGGGCGGTGGCAAGGCCCTCTACTTTCTCGATGCGATTGGCGAGCAATACCCGTTGGTGATGCACGGAGTATCGCTGTCGATCGGCGGTTCGCATAACCTGGACATGGGCTACCTACGACAGCTCAAGCAACTGGCGGACCGGATACAGCCCCAGTGGGTTTCCGACCACTTGTGCTGGAGTCGCGGCAACGCCCATCAACTCCACGACCTGCTGCCGCTGCCGTTTACCCAAGAAAGCCTGCTGCATGTCGCCGCGCGGGTGCGTCTAGTGCAGGATGTTCTGGAACGTCCCATTGTGCTGGAGAACGTTTCTTCTTACGTGCAGTGGAAGACGTCCAGCATGAGCGAATCGCAGTTTCTCTCGGAACTGAGTTTCCTGACCGGTTGCGAATTGCTCCTTGACGTGAACAACGTCTACGTCAGCGCACGAAATCAGGATTTCGACCCATGGCAGTTCATCTTGGAATTGCCGCACGAGCGGATTCGTCAAATTCATCTGGCCGGGCACAGCGATTACGGGCAGTACCTCATCGACACCCATGACCAGCCCATCGCTGATCCGGTTTGGTCTCTCTACAGCAAGACTTTGAGCTACTTGGGCCCGACATCGACCTTGATCGAGCGGGATGACCAGTTTCCGCCGCTGGAAGAGCTGTTGTCCGAATTAGCACATGCCCGTGCTATCGCCAAATCTGTGATATCGGGGGCCACCCCTTGA
- the bufA2 gene encoding BufA2 family periplasmic bufferin-type metallophore, with amino-acid sequence MSNKSNVATGAALALVAASLFATLPVQAAQDTKAAEVKCFGVNGCKGQNDCMTAKNACKGQGECKGQGFKLMTQAKCDEAGGKTSE; translated from the coding sequence ATGTCGAATAAATCCAACGTCGCTACCGGTGCCGCTCTGGCTCTCGTGGCCGCCAGCCTGTTTGCTACCCTGCCTGTCCAGGCCGCCCAGGACACCAAAGCAGCTGAAGTGAAGTGCTTCGGCGTCAACGGTTGCAAGGGCCAGAACGACTGCATGACCGCCAAAAATGCCTGCAAAGGCCAGGGAGAATGCAAAGGCCAGGGCTTCAAGCTGATGACTCAGGCCAAGTGCGATGAGGCCGGTGGCAAGACCAGCGAATAA
- a CDS encoding co-regulatory protein PtrA N-terminal domain-containing protein: MKSIKALLVVTALSISSLAMAEGGADRTFARMEQARQTSLEAYRVAQQQKVEAPVASSPTEQAEHTNC, translated from the coding sequence ATGAAATCGATCAAAGCTCTGCTTGTAGTTACTGCTCTGAGCATCTCCAGCTTGGCAATGGCTGAAGGTGGTGCTGACCGAACCTTCGCGCGCATGGAGCAGGCACGCCAGACGTCTCTGGAGGCCTACCGGGTGGCCCAGCAGCAGAAAGTTGAGGCTCCTGTAGCCAGCAGTCCAACCGAGCAAGCAGAGCACACCAACTGCTGA
- a CDS encoding copper resistance system multicopper oxidase, which produces MQSKTTRRTFVKGLAATGIIGGLGLWRTPVWAVNSPGQPNVLTGNEFDLFIGETPVNITGAARTAMTINGSLPGPILRWREGDTVTLRVRNRLKEDTSIHWHGIILPANMDGVPGLSFHGIAPDGMYEYKFKVNQNGTYWYHSHSGLQEQVGVYGALVIDAKEPEPFSYDRDYVVLLSDWTDENPTRVLAKLKKQSDYYNQHKRTVGDFIDDVSEMGWSAAVADRKMWAEMKMSPTDLADVSGYTYTYLMNGQAPNGNWTGIFKPGEKIRLRFINASAMTYFDVRIPGLKMTVVAADGLHVKPVSVDEFRIAVAETYDVIVEPDSEQAYTVFAQSMDRTGYARGTLAVQEGLSAPVPSPDPRPLIAMGDMGMDHGSMGGMDHGNMAGMDQGNMAGMDHGSMQGGMAGMDHSQMAGMDHSGMAGMAGMAGAMQAHPASETNNPLVDMQTMTPTHKLDDPGIGLRDNGRRVLTYSDLRSTFLDPDGREPSRTIELHLTGHMEKFSWSFDGIKFSDAEPLRLKYGERVRITLVNDTMMTHPIHLHGMWSDLEDANGNFLVRKHTIDMPPGSKRSYRVTADALGRWAYHCHLLLHMEMGMFREVRVDE; this is translated from the coding sequence ATGCAAAGCAAAACCACAAGGCGCACCTTCGTCAAAGGCCTGGCAGCCACCGGTATTATCGGCGGACTTGGCCTGTGGCGCACGCCGGTCTGGGCGGTGAACAGCCCCGGCCAGCCCAACGTACTGACTGGTAACGAATTCGACCTATTCATCGGTGAAACCCCGGTGAACATCACCGGCGCAGCGCGCACGGCCATGACCATCAACGGCTCGCTCCCTGGGCCGATTCTTCGTTGGCGCGAAGGCGATACCGTCACATTGCGCGTGCGCAACCGCCTCAAGGAGGACACCTCCATCCATTGGCACGGCATCATCCTGCCGGCGAACATGGATGGTGTTCCTGGCCTGAGCTTCCATGGCATCGCCCCTGACGGCATGTATGAGTACAAGTTCAAGGTCAACCAGAACGGTACCTACTGGTATCACAGTCACTCGGGGCTGCAGGAGCAGGTCGGCGTATACGGCGCGCTGGTCATCGATGCCAAGGAGCCCGAGCCCTTCAGTTACGACCGTGATTACGTCGTGTTGCTGAGCGACTGGACGGATGAAAATCCAACGCGGGTACTGGCCAAGCTCAAGAAACAGTCGGACTACTACAACCAGCACAAACGCACCGTTGGTGACTTCATCGATGACGTAAGCGAGATGGGTTGGTCCGCCGCCGTAGCCGATCGCAAGATGTGGGCCGAGATGAAGATGAGCCCGACGGATCTCGCTGACGTCAGTGGCTACACCTACACCTACCTGATGAATGGCCAGGCACCCAATGGCAACTGGACCGGCATATTCAAACCAGGCGAAAAGATCCGCCTGCGCTTCATCAACGCCTCGGCGATGACCTATTTCGATGTGCGCATCCCGGGCCTGAAGATGACTGTGGTTGCGGCCGATGGTCTGCACGTCAAACCGGTCAGCGTCGACGAGTTCCGTATCGCCGTGGCCGAGACCTACGACGTGATCGTCGAACCAGACAGCGAACAGGCGTATACCGTGTTTGCACAATCCATGGATCGCACTGGCTATGCGCGCGGCACCCTTGCTGTACAGGAGGGGTTGAGTGCACCAGTACCCAGCCCCGACCCGCGTCCGCTGATTGCCATGGGCGACATGGGTATGGATCACGGCAGCATGGGCGGTATGGATCACGGGAACATGGCCGGGATGGATCAGGGCAATATGGCGGGAATGGATCATGGCAGCATGCAGGGTGGCATGGCCGGCATGGATCACAGCCAGATGGCTGGAATGGATCATTCGGGCATGGCAGGCATGGCAGGCATGGCAGGTGCCATGCAGGCACACCCAGCCTCAGAGACCAACAACCCGCTGGTCGATATGCAAACCATGACACCAACGCATAAGTTGGACGACCCAGGTATTGGTTTGCGAGACAACGGCCGACGCGTCCTCACGTACTCTGACCTGCGCAGCACCTTCCTCGACCCGGATGGTCGCGAACCAAGTCGCACCATCGAGCTGCACCTTACCGGGCACATGGAGAAATTCTCCTGGTCCTTCGATGGCATCAAGTTCTCTGACGCCGAGCCTCTGCGCCTCAAGTACGGCGAGCGTGTTCGCATCACGCTGGTCAACGACACCATGATGACTCATCCGATCCATCTTCATGGCATGTGGAGCGACCTGGAGGATGCGAACGGCAATTTCCTGGTGCGTAAACACACCATCGACATGCCGCCAGGTTCCAAGCGCAGCTATCGAGTGACTGCCGATGCGTTGGGTCGTTGGGCCTATCACTGCCACCTGTTGCTCCACATGGAAATGGGCATGTTCCGTGAAGTTCGTGTGGATGAGTAA
- a CDS encoding copper resistance protein B, with product MTTRFSRPSLLALAVSLSAFSGGVTLAAEEMDHSAMGHGTMSMDHSQMSHGATKAQMEGMDHSKMDHGAMQGASGSMDHSQMGHSQSQSQEKAPAMDHSKMDHGAMQGASGSMDHSQMGHGQSQEKAQAMDHSKMGHGAMQGQMEGMDHSKMNHGSAEAPRTTSRTPIPVLTDADRQAAFPPLPGHKVHDSAINSFFLLDQLEYQDADEGSTLAWDASGWVGGDINRVWFRSEGERTNGVTEDAELQLLYGRSIGPWWDVVAGVRQDFKPESPQTWAAFGIQGMALYAFEAEATAFVGENGQTAARLEGEYDILLTNRLILQPTAEMNFYGKNDPERGVGSGLANTELGLRLRYEIVRQFAPYIGVSWSRSYGNTADMVRDEGGDVDEARFVAGIRMWF from the coding sequence ATGACCACTAGGTTTTCACGTCCATCTCTCTTGGCGCTGGCTGTGTCGCTGAGTGCGTTCAGCGGCGGCGTTACTTTGGCTGCGGAAGAAATGGATCATTCGGCAATGGGGCACGGCACCATGTCGATGGACCATAGCCAGATGAGCCACGGCGCTACCAAAGCGCAGATGGAGGGCATGGATCACAGCAAGATGGACCATGGTGCCATGCAGGGTGCTTCGGGCAGCATGGATCATAGCCAGATGGGCCACAGCCAGAGCCAGAGCCAAGAAAAGGCTCCAGCCATGGACCACAGCAAGATGGATCACGGCGCCATGCAGGGTGCTTCGGGCAGCATGGATCATAGCCAGATGGGCCACGGCCAGAGCCAAGAGAAGGCCCAGGCTATGGATCACAGCAAGATGGGGCATGGCGCCATGCAAGGACAGATGGAGGGCATGGATCATTCAAAGATGAACCATGGCTCCGCTGAAGCCCCGAGAACCACCAGCCGTACGCCGATTCCCGTTCTGACGGATGCTGATCGCCAAGCGGCTTTCCCGCCATTACCTGGCCACAAGGTTCACGACAGCGCCATCAACAGTTTTTTCCTGCTCGATCAGCTCGAATACCAGGACGCAGATGAGGGCAGCACCCTGGCCTGGGATGCGTCGGGCTGGGTAGGCGGTGATATCAACCGGGTCTGGTTCCGCTCCGAAGGCGAGCGTACCAACGGCGTGACCGAGGATGCTGAATTACAGCTGCTGTACGGCCGCTCGATCGGCCCTTGGTGGGATGTCGTCGCGGGCGTTCGCCAGGACTTCAAACCGGAGTCGCCGCAGACTTGGGCCGCCTTCGGTATCCAGGGCATGGCGCTTTACGCCTTTGAGGCCGAAGCCACGGCCTTCGTCGGCGAGAATGGCCAAACTGCTGCCCGACTGGAGGGCGAGTACGACATTCTGCTGACCAACCGGCTGATTCTCCAGCCAACTGCCGAAATGAACTTCTACGGCAAGAACGATCCTGAGCGAGGTGTGGGGTCTGGGTTGGCAAATACCGAGCTCGGCTTGCGTCTGCGTTACGAGATTGTCAGGCAGTTTGCCCCCTATATCGGGGTTTCCTGGAGCCGCTCCTATGGCAACACGGCAGACATGGTGCGCGACGAGGGCGGTGATGTAGACGAGGCGCGTTTTGTCGCCGGTATCCGGATGTGGTTTTGA
- a CDS encoding c-type cytochrome, with the protein MKRTIKTLVAAGVVGSTAVLAGAYFGVVNVGADDPHFPAVHAFLTMARDRSIEVRSRDIEVPNLDDQALIRAGAGNYNSMCIGCHLAPGVAETELSQSLYPAPPNLAKIGVDGNPSAAFWVIKHGIKATGMPAWGKSMGDEYIWGMVAFLNQLPTMDAKQYQTLVASSGGHQHGGGETQMHNHEGQHGDNKPGHHDNSGGGDDHHGSGDAGEPGHHDAAATDSEGGSAPKAGHHSDMSGDDHHAGDEASSNGGDHHAEQAPNASPKTHTHADGKEHVHES; encoded by the coding sequence ATGAAAAGAACAATTAAAACTTTGGTGGCGGCCGGCGTGGTCGGTAGCACAGCTGTCCTGGCCGGCGCCTACTTTGGCGTGGTCAACGTGGGGGCCGACGATCCCCATTTTCCTGCAGTGCATGCGTTTCTCACGATGGCCCGTGACCGCTCTATCGAAGTCCGTTCGCGGGACATCGAGGTTCCCAACCTGGATGATCAAGCTCTTATTCGCGCCGGTGCGGGCAACTACAACTCCATGTGTATCGGCTGTCATTTGGCGCCAGGTGTGGCGGAGACCGAGCTAAGCCAATCGCTTTATCCTGCGCCCCCCAACCTCGCCAAGATCGGTGTCGATGGCAATCCGTCAGCAGCGTTCTGGGTGATCAAGCATGGCATCAAGGCAACGGGTATGCCTGCGTGGGGCAAGAGCATGGGAGACGAGTACATCTGGGGCATGGTTGCCTTCCTCAACCAACTGCCGACGATGGATGCCAAGCAATACCAAACACTCGTCGCATCCAGTGGCGGCCATCAGCACGGTGGTGGGGAAACGCAGATGCATAACCATGAAGGACAGCACGGCGACAACAAGCCTGGCCATCATGACAATAGTGGCGGTGGCGATGACCATCATGGATCAGGTGATGCTGGAGAGCCTGGTCATCACGATGCCGCGGCTACGGATAGCGAGGGTGGCTCCGCACCTAAGGCAGGTCACCATTCGGATATGAGTGGCGATGACCACCATGCTGGGGATGAGGCGTCGTCCAACGGAGGTGATCATCACGCCGAGCAGGCTCCGAACGCCTCGCCCAAGACCCACACCCACGCCGATGGCAAAGAGCACGTGCATGAAAGCTAA
- a CDS encoding DUF411 domain-containing protein — protein sequence MKAKYLALLAALSVTSAVQAADALTIDVHRDANCGCCKKWISHLEANGFKVVDHVESNMSAVKQSLGVAPRLASCHTAVIDGKFVEGHVPAAQVIELTKRDDLVGIAVPGMPAGSPGMEVDGVQHAYQVIGLTKAGSDQVVAEYPAQ from the coding sequence ATGAAAGCTAAATATCTGGCCTTGCTGGCCGCTCTCTCCGTCACATCTGCAGTTCAAGCAGCTGATGCCCTGACGATTGATGTCCATCGTGATGCCAATTGCGGATGTTGCAAGAAGTGGATTTCACACCTCGAAGCGAATGGCTTCAAAGTCGTCGACCATGTCGAAAGCAACATGTCGGCAGTGAAGCAAAGTCTGGGCGTTGCGCCGCGGTTGGCGTCTTGTCACACCGCGGTGATTGACGGCAAGTTCGTCGAAGGTCATGTGCCGGCGGCTCAGGTCATCGAGCTCACCAAGCGCGATGATCTCGTGGGCATCGCTGTTCCCGGGATGCCGGCGGGCTCCCCCGGTATGGAAGTCGATGGCGTACAGCATGCCTACCAGGTCATTGGCTTGACCAAGGCGGGGTCTGATCAGGTCGTTGCAGAATATCCCGCTCAGTAG
- a CDS encoding OprD family porin, whose product MNNRTLLGLSLLALSISTGQAAMAADEKGEGFIEGSSLTILNRNLYFNRDFRKGQSSSSGNGYSEEWAHGVIGRFESGFTEGTIGFGVDAFAMLGLKLDTGDGRSGAGGSVDVLPYNSLGQAEDNYSKLGGAVKARFMDTEIKVGDVFPVSPVVQYGDARLLPESFRGITVLNSSVEGLSLQGGRLHSMSQPNTSSMRDGFATFYAGEVDSPWIAYFGGDYTLNDNVGFSLYTSRLKDAWNQYYAGTTLSYPLADDVALIGGLNYYKAVDEGKQLLGSFDNNIWSGKVGIQFGAHTVLVGLQRNNGDDDFDYLRQSDSIYLDNSIQYSDFNSPKEKSWQVRYDLDMEPFGVPGLSFMTRYAQGWDADYSKANEVYMRRDDNGDPLTNQKRWERDIEAKYVVQTGSLKDMSFRVRQMTTRATDYESDLDEVRLIVEYPLEVL is encoded by the coding sequence ATGAATAACAGAACCCTGTTAGGACTTTCTCTACTCGCTCTGAGCATCAGTACCGGGCAAGCTGCAATGGCCGCCGACGAGAAAGGCGAGGGATTTATCGAAGGCAGCAGCCTGACCATCCTCAATCGAAATCTCTACTTCAACCGTGACTTCCGCAAAGGCCAGTCCAGCAGCTCGGGTAATGGCTATTCGGAAGAGTGGGCGCATGGCGTGATAGGCCGATTCGAGTCTGGCTTCACCGAGGGCACCATAGGCTTCGGTGTCGATGCCTTTGCCATGCTAGGACTCAAACTTGACACCGGCGACGGCCGTTCAGGAGCCGGTGGCTCAGTCGATGTGCTGCCTTACAACAGCCTCGGGCAGGCTGAGGATAACTACTCCAAACTGGGTGGCGCGGTGAAAGCTCGGTTCATGGATACCGAGATCAAGGTAGGCGACGTCTTTCCTGTCAGCCCTGTCGTCCAATACGGTGATGCGCGGCTTTTACCGGAGAGTTTCCGAGGTATCACCGTGCTCAACAGCAGCGTGGAAGGACTGTCGCTTCAAGGTGGTCGCCTCCACTCGATGAGCCAACCCAATACCAGCAGCATGCGCGACGGCTTCGCTACCTTCTACGCAGGCGAAGTGGACTCGCCATGGATCGCCTATTTCGGTGGTGATTACACGCTTAATGACAACGTCGGCTTTAGTCTCTACACCAGCCGCCTCAAGGATGCCTGGAATCAATATTACGCGGGCACCACGCTGAGCTACCCGCTTGCGGACGATGTCGCCTTGATCGGCGGGCTGAACTACTACAAGGCGGTCGATGAAGGGAAGCAGCTCCTCGGGAGCTTCGATAACAACATCTGGAGCGGCAAGGTCGGCATCCAATTCGGCGCTCACACAGTGCTGGTGGGTCTCCAGCGCAACAATGGCGATGATGACTTCGACTACTTGCGCCAATCGGACTCCATCTACCTCGACAACTCCATCCAGTACAGCGACTTCAACTCGCCGAAGGAGAAGTCATGGCAAGTGCGCTATGACCTGGATATGGAGCCTTTCGGTGTGCCTGGGTTGAGCTTCATGACTCGATATGCCCAAGGCTGGGATGCCGACTACAGCAAGGCCAACGAAGTCTATATGCGCCGTGATGACAACGGCGATCCGTTGACCAACCAGAAGCGCTGGGAGCGGGACATCGAGGCCAAGTACGTTGTGCAGACTGGATCACTGAAGGATATGTCTTTCCGTGTTCGCCAAATGACCACTCGCGCGACCGATTACGAGTCGGATCTGGATGAAGTCCGCCTGATTGTCGAGTACCCGCTGGAAGTTCTCTAA
- a CDS encoding DUF2790 domain-containing protein has product MKSLKVIAALAAMVVSSATLAEGGADRVYGRMIQANEQAMQEYAAANGKNPPEVIHYRYGMKLDIARVVATTSTDSSCNVMPAQMTYEDSNGDLNILEYRAAGTGCRNQN; this is encoded by the coding sequence ATGAAAAGCCTCAAAGTTATTGCAGCCCTTGCCGCTATGGTTGTTTCCTCTGCCACTCTGGCAGAAGGCGGCGCTGATCGTGTTTATGGTCGGATGATTCAGGCCAATGAGCAGGCCATGCAAGAGTATGCTGCCGCTAACGGAAAGAATCCGCCTGAAGTTATTCATTACCGCTACGGCATGAAGCTCGATATCGCCAGGGTCGTGGCCACTACCTCAACGGACTCTAGCTGCAATGTGATGCCAGCCCAGATGACCTACGAGGACTCCAACGGCGATCTGAATATTCTTGAATACCGTGCAGCCGGAACAGGTTGCCGGAACCAAAACTAA